Proteins from a genomic interval of Halanaerobiaceae bacterium ANBcell28:
- a CDS encoding fructose-1,6-bisphosphatase: protein MSNKKFDIDDNDLKYLELLATQFPDIQSVSTEIINLQAILNLPKGTEFFLTDIHGEYEAFTHMLKSASGVIKHKINDIFASTLHKEDIDTLATLIYYPEEKLELIKKDIKNMDEWYRITLRRLVQICRVVSSKYTRSKIRKALADDFAYIFEELLHQDFHQDKEAYYEQIIKSIIEVDRADSFIVAISNLIQKLAVDRLHILGDIYDRGPGADIVMDSLMEYKSVDIQWGNHDIIWIGAAAGSEACMANVIRIALRYCNLDILKDAYGINLLPLATFAMEEYGDDPCTSFIPKDRPESDCNDNEFSLISKMHKAISIIQFKLEGVIIKRRFKEELDNRLLLDKINYDKGTIKIKNKEYQLNDSNFPIVDINDPYNLSSNELDLINKLRNSFLKSEKLQQHIQFLFAKGSMYKSYNSNLLFHGCIPLNKDGSFKKVKLKNEFLSGKEYIDELENIVINAYFNNDNLKEKDYNLDYIWYLWKGPNSPLFGKDKMTTFERYFIDDKSTHIENRVSPKPRTPIFQQP from the coding sequence ATGAGTAATAAAAAGTTTGACATTGATGATAATGATCTGAAGTATTTAGAATTGTTAGCAACTCAGTTCCCTGATATTCAATCTGTAAGTACAGAGATAATAAATTTACAGGCTATATTGAATCTTCCCAAAGGAACAGAATTTTTTCTTACAGATATACATGGAGAGTATGAGGCATTTACACATATGTTAAAAAGTGCATCTGGGGTGATAAAACACAAGATTAATGATATATTTGCTTCTACATTACATAAAGAAGATATCGATACCCTGGCAACATTGATATATTATCCTGAAGAGAAATTAGAGCTTATTAAGAAAGATATAAAAAATATGGACGAATGGTATAGAATTACTTTAAGACGTCTTGTACAGATATGCAGGGTTGTTTCTTCTAAATATACTCGTTCCAAGATAAGAAAAGCCTTAGCTGATGACTTTGCATATATATTTGAAGAGCTTTTGCATCAAGATTTTCATCAGGATAAGGAAGCCTATTATGAGCAGATTATTAAATCTATAATTGAAGTTGATCGTGCTGATTCTTTTATTGTAGCTATTTCTAATCTTATTCAAAAGCTGGCTGTAGATAGACTGCATATTTTAGGGGATATATATGATAGAGGACCTGGAGCGGATATAGTTATGGATAGTTTGATGGAATATAAATCAGTAGATATACAGTGGGGAAATCATGATATAATCTGGATTGGAGCTGCTGCTGGTAGTGAAGCCTGTATGGCTAATGTTATAAGGATAGCTTTGAGATATTGTAATTTGGATATCTTGAAAGATGCCTATGGTATTAATCTATTGCCTCTTGCTACATTTGCTATGGAAGAATATGGAGACGATCCTTGTACAAGCTTTATTCCTAAGGACAGACCAGAAAGTGATTGTAATGATAATGAGTTTTCACTGATATCTAAAATGCATAAGGCTATATCAATAATTCAGTTTAAACTAGAAGGAGTAATAATTAAGCGAAGATTTAAAGAAGAACTGGATAATCGACTATTACTGGATAAGATAAACTATGATAAAGGTACGATCAAAATTAAAAATAAAGAATACCAATTAAATGATAGTAATTTCCCTATTGTGGATATAAATGATCCCTATAACTTAAGCTCTAATGAGTTAGATTTAATTAATAAGCTAAGAAATTCATTTTTAAAAAGTGAAAAACTTCAGCAACATATACAGTTTTTATTTGCTAAAGGTAGTATGTATAAAAGCTATAATTCTAACCTCTTATTCCATGGTTGTATTCCATTAAATAAAGATGGCTCATTTAAAAAAGTAAAGCTTAAAAATGAATTTCTTTCAGGGAAAGAATACATAGATGAGTTAGAAAATATAGTGATAAATGCTTATTTTAATAATGATAACTTAAAAGAAAAAGACTACAACCTTGATTATATCTGGTATTTATGGAAAGGGCCGAATTCACCCCTATTTGGAAAAGATAAAATGACAACATTTGAAAGGTACTTTATTGATGATAAATCAACACATATAGAGAATAGAGTTTCCCCAAAACCCAGAACTCCAATCTTTCAACAGCCTTAA
- the larA gene encoding nickel-dependent lactate racemase, with amino-acid sequence MRVKLPYGKEKLICDLPDERVNSVLVSDVESYEIKRSEEDLVREALANPIASESLAELVQGKDSIVIISSDHTRPVPSHITMPILLEELRKGNSDIDITILVATGFHRASTDAELRDKYGDEIVDNEKIVIHDCRDDEMMLKLGTLPSGGELILNKLAIETDVLIAEGFIEPHFFAGFSGGRKSVLPGIASKDTVLANHCSEFIADDKSRTGILKGNPLHRDMIYAAEKAELKFILNVVLDGDKKIIKAVAGDSDKAHQAGCEFVDRLAGVDKHAADIVISTNGGYPLDQNIYQAVKGMTAAEAVCNKNGVIIMLAECSDGHGGEEFYQTFAQADSVKDVMHDILRRKRNETVPDQWESQVLARVLLDFTVIMVTDVSREIVEDMHMKYAASLDEAIAMAEEIVGRDRKITVIPDGVAVVVR; translated from the coding sequence ATGCGCGTGAAATTACCCTATGGGAAAGAAAAGTTGATTTGTGATTTACCAGATGAGAGGGTTAATTCAGTGCTGGTATCTGATGTGGAGAGTTATGAGATTAAACGTAGTGAAGAGGATCTTGTTCGTGAAGCTCTGGCTAATCCCATTGCTTCTGAGTCCTTGGCTGAACTTGTTCAGGGTAAAGATAGTATTGTGATAATCTCAAGTGATCATACCAGACCGGTACCCAGTCATATTACTATGCCTATACTTCTGGAGGAATTAAGGAAGGGAAATTCAGATATAGATATTACTATTCTTGTGGCTACTGGTTTTCATCGGGCCAGTACTGATGCTGAACTAAGGGATAAGTATGGTGATGAAATTGTTGATAATGAAAAGATAGTTATTCATGATTGTCGAGATGATGAAATGATGCTTAAGTTAGGTACTCTGCCTTCTGGTGGAGAACTAATTCTTAATAAACTGGCCATTGAGACTGATGTCTTAATTGCTGAAGGTTTTATTGAACCTCATTTTTTTGCTGGTTTTTCGGGAGGCAGGAAAAGTGTACTTCCTGGTATTGCCAGTAAAGATACTGTTTTAGCTAATCATTGTTCAGAATTTATTGCTGATGATAAATCCAGAACAGGAATTTTAAAGGGGAATCCACTACATCGAGATATGATCTATGCTGCAGAAAAAGCAGAGCTGAAATTTATTTTGAATGTGGTTCTGGACGGAGATAAGAAAATTATTAAGGCTGTGGCTGGTGATAGTGATAAAGCACATCAGGCTGGATGTGAGTTCGTTGATAGGCTGGCTGGAGTTGATAAACACGCTGCTGATATTGTGATTAGTACAAATGGGGGTTACCCCCTTGATCAGAATATTTATCAGGCAGTGAAAGGGATGACTGCAGCCGAAGCTGTTTGTAATAAAAATGGTGTTATAATTATGCTTGCCGAATGTTCTGATGGTCATGGAGGAGAAGAGTTTTATCAAACATTTGCCCAGGCTGATTCAGTGAAAGATGTCATGCATGATATATTAAGGCGTAAACGCAATGAAACTGTTCCTGACCAGTGGGAATCACAGGTATTAGCCAGAGTTCTACTGGATTTTACTGTGATAATGGTGACGGATGTTTCCCGGGAAATAGTTGAGGACATGCATATGAAATATGCTGCTAGTCTAGATGAGGCTATAGCAATGGCTGAAGAGATTGTTGGAAGAGATAGGAAAATAACGGTAATCCCTGATGGTGTCGCTGTTGTAGTTAGATAA